Proteins found in one Zea mays cultivar B73 chromosome 1, Zm-B73-REFERENCE-NAM-5.0, whole genome shotgun sequence genomic segment:
- the LOC100191929 gene encoding uncharacterized LOC100191929 precursor, translating into MALQWMILACVVAVEAAVAALVTLPVPRAVRGQIVALTSLFLQPLSSVIPFAAFQILDLYWKKEHRLMCTSEICTAEERIRFEKSMFKAQRNVILCVSACLLYWCIYRIVKLNKDIKALEETEKRLKEE; encoded by the exons ATGGCGCTGCAATGGATGATCCTGGCGTgcgtggtggcggtggaagctgcGGTGGCTGCGCTGGTCACGCTCCCGGTGCCCCGCGCTGTGCGGGGCCAGATCGTCGCGCTCACGTCCTTGTTCCTGCAGCCCCTGTCCAGTGTGATACCCTTCGCCGCCTTCCAGATCCTCG ATCTCTACTGGAAGAAGGAGCACAGACTGATGTGCACCTCGGAGATTTGCACCGCCGAAGAGCGCATTCGCTTCGAGAAATCT ATGTTTAAAGCTCAGAGAAATGTCATTCTTTGTGTTTCAGCATGTCTCCTTTATTG GTGCATTTATCGTATTGTAAAATTGAACAAGGATATTAAGGCTTTGGAAGAGACCGAGAAGCGCCTCAAGGAAGAGTAG